The Planktothrix agardhii NIES-204 genomic interval TAAAAATAAGGTAATTAATAGGGCAAATATAGTTAAATTCCACAGGGATTCATACAAAAAAGTCGGGTGAAAATATTCGTAGGATTCAAAACCATCAGGGCGACGCTCCGGCGGAATATAGAGTTTCCAAGGTAAGTCCGTTGGACTTCCGAAGGCTTCAGAATTAAAAAAGTTACCCCATCTGCCGATAGCTTGACCTAAAATCAAGGAAGGGGCAATTATATCGGTTAATTGCCAAAAGGGAATTTGTTTGATTTTAGCGAATAGTAAAGTCGCTATTAATCCGCCTATAATTGCTCCATGAATGGCAATTCCCCCCTTCCAAATTGCAATAATATTACCGGGATTCTGGGCATAACTTTCCCATTGAAATACCACATAATATAGTCTAGCAAAAGGAATCGCCCCAATCACTAACCAAATCGCTAAATCTCCTATGAGTTCGGGATCAATTTGGCGACGACTGGCAAGATACCCAGATAAGGATACTCCAATCAAGACCGCCGAGGCAATTAACAAGCCATACCACCGAATTGATAACGGCCCAATTTCAAAGATGATGGGGCCGGGAGAGGTAAATTGAAATGCTAGAAATAAGGAATTTGTATCCATAATAGCTGATTTTGAGCCAAGCCATTTTATCATCTCCTGGGGATCAAAGGTCAGGTTTAATTTTTTTTTCCTAGAATAAAGTTGATCAAAATATTATATCAAAGGAATTTTAAGATATTTTAATCGAGAAAATGGGTACAATAGGATTTATTATGCTTTTCGTCAATTTTTAACCCTTTAGATGAGATCGAATCAATCATTTTTATGATTTCCGGGTATGGATTTCCCCTGAAACGGTTAATGTTAATTTGTTTTAATTTTAATTTCTCCTATGTCTTCCTCCAATTTACCCCCCAATTCATCGGATTTAGCATCGGGATTAGCTGCATTAAAACAGAAGGATTATCAACAGGCGATCGCTTTTTTAGAACCTATTGCTCAATCTCAGGATTCGGGTCAATTCAAGGCGCAAATGGGGTTAGTGATTGCCTATGAACGCACAGGAAATACTAAATTAGCGATTAATTTATGTCAGAGTTTAACTCAATCTCAGCAGGAAAATATTAAAAATTGGGCTACGGATTAT includes:
- a CDS encoding prolipoprotein diacylglyceryl transferase, with the translated sequence MIKWLGSKSAIMDTNSLFLAFQFTSPGPIIFEIGPLSIRWYGLLIASAVLIGVSLSGYLASRRQIDPELIGDLAIWLVIGAIPFARLYYVVFQWESYAQNPGNIIAIWKGGIAIHGAIIGGLIATLLFAKIKQIPFWQLTDIIAPSLILGQAIGRWGNFFNSEAFGSPTDLPWKLYIPPERRPDGFESYEYFHPTFLYESLWNLTIFALLITLFLKGLKGKYILKPGTIFLVYLLTYSSGRIWIEGLRTDSLMLGSLKIAQLVSLTGMMLGLFGLIWLYGLKRTLPDIVQKSHPSESE